The genomic window TAAACACAGCACCTGCGTAGCGCTGGGGCGGATAAACCAAGGTTTAAATAAAAAGCCTTGCACAAAATCAACCCCAATGGATTTGGCGAAGGCGAGTTGTGCTTCGGTTTCTATGCCCTCCAAAATGGTTTGTTTGCCGGTACGTTTGGCAAACTCCACTAGGGCCGCGATCAGTTGGATCCCCTGGGATTGCTCAATGAGGGTTAACCAATAGCGATCAAATTTGAGGAAATCCACATTCAGCATCAAATCGATTGACAGCAGGGAATGGGGCGCCCCTATATCATCGAGGGCCACTTTAATATTTGCCTCTTTGAATTGGCGAAAGAGTTGATTGGCAAGCTGCGCATCGCTAATGCAGGTATTTTCAATAATTTCAACGGTAATGTGTTGATAGCCTGATAAGAGCGTGAGTAATTTTTCGGTATATGGGCCATTCACTGCATGGGGATCGATATTGATAAACAGTCGTTGCTCACTTGGGGCATGTTGCAGTTGAAAGGTTTTGGCCTGATATTCCACCGCGGCTAAGGTCGCGCTCGACTCATGCAATTGTTCAAACACCAGATTAGGGGCGATCGCTTGACCATTGGGTAAATAAAAGCGGGCGAGGGCTTCGTAGCCATTAATGCTTTGGTCCTGCGGATTGACAAAGGGTTGATATTCACAGCTTAGGGTCAGAGAGTGGAGATTGATCATTGCCAGATACAGAGATGTAATCCATGGATCGCTAATTAATTACATTTATTCCGCAGCAGTGCAATTAAGTTTACCTTAATGTTGTTTGATTGCTGCTTTAATGTGCATTTTTATAATCAATTGAATTATATTGACTAATGTCAAGTAATTGACTCTGCGGCAGCGGGTGATTAAGGCCTCTTAGCGTTTGAATTTAAGGTGGCCGAGGCCACCTTAAATGCGGAACTTCGGGGTGGGTTAATAGCTAAAATTAAGCTCTTTATCACTAAAGAGTGGCTGAGGCTTTTGCTTTTGCGCCTCATAGATCAAGCGATAGCTCAATACGGCTTGCACATATTCCCGGGTTTCTGTGAAGGGGATAGATTCGATAAAGCTCATCGTATCTAGCTTACCATTCGATTGCGCTAACCAGCGACGAACGCGGGAGGGCCCCGCATTATAGGCCGCCGTTGCGAGTACGCGGTTTTGGTTAAACTCCTTTAATAACTGGGCGTAATAGGCGCTGCCCAAGTTTAAATTTAACTCTGCACTGTACAAATCATCAGGATTTTTATACTTAGCTCCGTGCTTTTTGGCGGTTGCCTTAGCGGTTGCCGGCATGATTTGCATTAAGCCGCGAGCACCGACCCCCGATGTGGCGTAGAGAAAAAATGCGCTCTCGCGGCGGCTGATCGCGCGAATTTCATCGACATTGACCCTATGCTTTTTACTGGCGTGCTCAAAGCCACTTTGGTGTGCCATGGGGAAGCGTAGGGGGATGTCGTCCCACAGCTTACCTTGAATACTGGCTTCGACCCCAAAGTCATACCAGCCCTGCTCGTGGGCATAACGGCCATAGCGGGCGCGCATTGAATTATCGCTGCGCTTGAGTAATGAC from Shewanella putrefaciens includes these protein-coding regions:
- a CDS encoding EAL domain-containing protein, with amino-acid sequence MINLHSLTLSCEYQPFVNPQDQSINGYEALARFYLPNGQAIAPNLVFEQLHESSATLAAVEYQAKTFQLQHAPSEQRLFINIDPHAVNGPYTEKLLTLLSGYQHITVEIIENTCISDAQLANQLFRQFKEANIKVALDDIGAPHSLLSIDLMLNVDFLKFDRYWLTLIEQSQGIQLIAALVEFAKRTGKQTILEGIETEAQLAFAKSIGVDFVQGFLFKPWFIRPSATQVLCLG